GTATTGGGTCCCTTCATATAAGAAACTAACACTTCATCAACAACTTTTTCTGTTTTAGGGTCAATAATATGGCCGTATGTGATTCTTCTTGATTTATATTGACTTAATACTTTATGGTCCTTTGACTTAAATATTTTGTCGATTAGCTCAATGGCTTTTTCTCCACTGATTCTCACGATGCCGATCCCTGCTTCTCCGGGAGCTGTGGCAATGGCTGCAATGGTATCATCTATATACATTTTTTTCACCTCTATTTATATTTTATCTTAACAGTATTATATCAAAGTTTAACATATAAAAAACCCAGTTTTCACTGGGTTTGATCTATTCTATCTATTTTTTTAATGCAATAACAACTTTTCTGAAAGGCTCTTCCCCTTCACTGTAAGTCTGTATATAAGGGTTGCTTTGTAAACTAGCATGAATAATTCTTCGTTCATATGGGTTCATCGGTTCTAGGGCAATGGTTTTTCCAACTTTACGTACCTTACCGGCCATTTTAGCAGCTAGTCTCACCAAAGTTTCTTCTCTTTTTTGTCTGTAATTCTCGGTGTCTACAAATACCTTCACATATTTATCGCTGGTTTTGTTTACAACTAAGCTTACGAGATATTGTAAAGAATCTAAGGTTTGACCCCTACGTCCAATAATAACGCCCATTTGTGGACCCTCTATATTAATGGTCAGCGTATCATCTTTTTGTTGGATCGCCATTTTAACTTCTAGATCCATTGCTTTAAATAAATCTTCTAAGAATACTCTCGCACTGTCTTCAGGTCTATCTAATACAGTTAATTTTACTTTTGCTAATTTTGATCCTAAAATTCCAAGAAAACCTTTTGTAGGTAGTTCCAGTACTTCTACTTCAACTTGTTCTCTCGTTTTGTTTAATTCCTTCAAACCTAGCACTATGGCTTCTTCAACTGTTTTACCCATTGACTCTATAAATTTCATACTATTTCAGCCCCTCCTTCAATTCTTTCTGAGGACGTCTTAATATTAACTGTTGTATTGTTTGGAATACGTTACTTACAAACCAATATAAGGTAAGTCCTGCTGGAAAGGTTTTCCCCCACCAAAAAATCATAACTGGCATAAAATATGTCATTATTTTTTGAGTCTGA
Above is a genomic segment from Alkaliphilus oremlandii OhILAs containing:
- the jag gene encoding RNA-binding cell elongation regulator Jag/EloR yields the protein MKFIESMGKTVEEAIVLGLKELNKTREQVEVEVLELPTKGFLGILGSKLAKVKLTVLDRPEDSARVFLEDLFKAMDLEVKMAIQQKDDTLTINIEGPQMGVIIGRRGQTLDSLQYLVSLVVNKTSDKYVKVFVDTENYRQKREETLVRLAAKMAGKVRKVGKTIALEPMNPYERRIIHASLQSNPYIQTYSEGEEPFRKVVIALKK